The following nucleotide sequence is from Melioribacteraceae bacterium.
AATTCATCTTCATCAAGAAATTTTAATTTTGACTCTAGCTTTTTATTTGACTTACTTGGTGCTTTTGGTTTATCAACTCGACCCAAATATTTACTTGGATTTTCTGTAATATAACCCTCCAGGACTAACTCATTCAATACCCTGTTAAGTTTGCTGTAATACATGTGCACCGTATTGCGATGTAATTTTTGTGCACTCAGAAAGGCTACAAAGTTTTTAACAAAGTCGCGGTTAACATCTCGGATTTTTATCAACTGATCTTTATAGGCTACTTTAATAAAATCGGTTAACCATCCTAAAGTAGATTCATAATTCTTATGGGTAGTTTTCGGCTTCTCTCTTTCTTTCTTTTGGACACCAACATTATCCTTAACCTTAAGATTGCTTGTATAGGTAGTAAAGTATTGGAGGAAAGATTTTGAATTATCCTTTGTAGATATTCCGTTCAATTCATTATTTAATTCTTGTTCTCTCTTAATCCTAATCGCTCGGACTTCGCTTTTAATTTCTGCTTTTTTTTCTTTTGTCATCCATTTGTAGATATACTTATTCAAAAATTCATACCGTCTTTTATACCTGAGCTTAAAGAGCTCCCTATATCTATCAGGATCCTTTCTTTTCAATTCGGCTGTTGGTGTTGGAATGTTTTTGTTTGTTTCGGTAATATCTAAGTAGTAAGAAATGGTACCATCTTTTAAAACTTTTTGTCTCTCAATCACTCTCATTTTTTCACCTCTAATTAGTCGAGTAACGAATGAGTAACAAAATAAGTAACAAAAATTAGTAAAACAAGTAAAAACAGATCATAAGAAAAAGTATATGTAAGTCGTTGTATTGTATGAAGTTAGAGCAATAAATCACAATAAATCAAAAAGTGTAAAAACGCTTAAAAAAGGCATGCTATATTTATAGTCTAAATATAAAAAAACTCCACATAGAGTGGAGTTCAAAAAAAAAGATACATTGAAATTTATTTACCGCAACGAATCAAAATGATCTATCAGTTCCTGTCGATTTGCTTTGGATATGTCTCTTCCTTTAATTGGAAAAGATTCGAAACTTCTGGCCAATTTTCTTAATTCGTGAACGTTCAACTTTTGCAACTCAGATTTTGCAGGAATATCTCCCGTCTCTTCTTGAACACCAAAATCAAATTGATCCTCTGGTTCATCAGTTTCTTCTTCCGTTAAGGTTTCGTCAATCTCATCCTTTTCTTCAATATCAATTTCTTCAACTTCATCATCTAATTCATCAGTTAAAGTTAATTCATCGTCTTCTATTTCAACTTCTTCAACTTTTGGAGTAGCTTTTTCTTTCTTTTTAACAGGCTCTAAATCCTTTTCATAAACTATTGATTCAATTTGATCATCGGGTCTAGGAATAACGTGGGAAGAAACAAGTTGACCACTTCTTTGAGCTGCCGCGCTTCCGGCATCAACGGCTGATTTGACCGCGGCAACCTCACCGACAATCTTAATAACAATCAATGCGCCGGTGACTTTTTCTTTGCTCACAAGTTTTACATTAGCAGCTTTACACATAGCGTCTGCTGCTTCAATAGCACCAACCAAACCTTTGGTTTCAATTAATCCTAGTGCGAGATGCATAATCTAAATTACTTTGAACGTTTCGGTATAATAAGTTCAACATCAGAGTGAGGGCGCGGAATGACGTGAACAGAAACCAACTCTCCTACTCTTTGAGCTGCTGCTGCGCCGGCATCTGTAGCAGCTTTTACTGCTCCTACATCACCTCTTACCATAACAGTTACATATCCGCCGCCGATTGTTTCTTTTCCAATCAATTCAACTTTTGCGGCTTTTACCATGGCATCGGCAGCTTCAACTGCTCCGACTAATCCTTTGGTCTCGATCATTCCTAGTGCGTCTAATGTCATTGGTGTGCTCCCAATTATTGGTTTATTTTTATTCGAAAATACCTTTTAAGGGCAAAAATGTCAATTATTATTTGTCGATTATTCGCATATTATTTTGTGTGGTTTAAATAATCTTCTAGGATTACAGCAGCGGCGTTTTTATCAATTAGTGACTTGTCTCTACGCTTCTTTTTTGATGATACGGTTTCCAAAATTCTTTGTGATGCTATTGTGGATGAATAACGTTCGTCAAACATTTCAATTTGTAATCCGGATTTTAATTCAAGCTCATTCTTGAATTTAATTATCAATGATGTGAGTTTAGTATCATTTCCGTCTTCACTTACCGGATTGCCAAGTATTACTGTAACTACATTTTTTTCTTTTATTAAATTCAATATGAACTGTAAGGTTTTAGTATCGTTGGGAATTGTCTGAAATGGGATTGCAAACATTTTTAGTGGATCGGTTAAAGCTAATCCAATTCTTTTTGTACCAAAATCTATGGCAAGGATTCTTTCTTCTTTTGTAATCATTAGTTTGAGATTTCAAATCGTTCTACGGAATAGATTCCCCTATTCTTTTTCAATCTTTCAATTATTTTATTTAGATGTTCCAGATCTGAAATAAAGACTGAAATTGTGCCATGAAACATCGAATCACCTGTAGAAATATTAACTGATTTTATATTAGTGTTTTTGTATGTAGTTATTATGTTCGAAATGTCTTTTAGAATTCCCGGCATATCTTCACCGTGAATATCAATTCCGGCCACGAACATCGATCCATTTGATCTGGGCCAATTGACAGGTACTAATTTATCCGGTTGACTTTTAGACATTTGAATAATATTAATACAATCCTTCCTGTGAATTTTTATTCCTTCCCCCGTAGTAATAAAACCAATTATTGGATCGCCGGGAATTGGATTACAGCATTTAGCATAGCTATGTTGAATTCCTTTATGTTCTCCTTCAACTACAACATTACCCCCCGATACACCTCTAGCTTGTTCAACAAATGTATCAAAAAACAATTCATTCGATTCTTCTTCTCCGCTTTCTTGAACTGGGTTTAAAATATCATCAGGATTTTGTTTGCCAATAGCTATATCCTTAAATAGTTGACGAGGGTTATCATAACGCAATTTATGTGCGAGTCGATTAATTTCGTCGATCGATAAATTCTTTTTGTGTTTTTTGGCTTTTTTATCCCAAATCTCTTTTCCTTGTTCTACAAGTTTGTCCTCTTCCTTATTCAAATATCTTCTAACTGCGGATTTTGCTTTATGAGTTTTAACAAATTGAAGCCAGCTTTTATTCGGATGCTGATTTTTTGAAGTGATAATTTCAACTTGATCACCGGAATGAAGAATTGTATCGAGTGGAACAATTTTTC
It contains:
- a CDS encoding site-specific integrase; translation: MRVIERQKVLKDGTISYYLDITETNKNIPTPTAELKRKDPDRYRELFKLRYKRRYEFLNKYIYKWMTKEKKAEIKSEVRAIRIKREQELNNELNGISTKDNSKSFLQYFTTYTSNLKVKDNVGVQKKEREKPKTTHKNYESTLGWLTDFIKVAYKDQLIKIRDVNRDFVKNFVAFLSAQKLHRNTVHMYYSKLNRVLNELVLEGYITENPSKYLGRVDKPKAPSKSNKKLESKLKFLDEDELKQLIEKPFTRKEIRDAFLFSCFTGLRWCDVEALKWKNIRDGRFNMTIQKTETENFDAPLGDSALEILNMRLPLNVKPLPDRKVFDLPTLPTVNTQLKKWAKAAKVNKELSFHYGRHTFGTSLARIVDKRAEIIQELMCHKKYETSLKYIHVTDQERKKAISKLPKYDLGG
- a CDS encoding BMC domain-containing protein, encoding MHLALGLIETKGLVGAIEAADAMCKAANVKLVSKEKVTGALIVIKIVGEVAAVKSAVDAGSAAAQRSGQLVSSHVIPRPDDQIESIVYEKDLEPVKKKEKATPKVEEVEIEDDELTLTDELDDEVEEIDIEEKDEIDETLTEEETDEPEDQFDFGVQEETGDIPAKSELQKLNVHELRKLARSFESFPIKGRDISKANRQELIDHFDSLR
- the eutM gene encoding ethanolamine utilization microcompartment protein EutM; its protein translation is MTLDALGMIETKGLVGAVEAADAMVKAAKVELIGKETIGGGYVTVMVRGDVGAVKAATDAGAAAAQRVGELVSVHVIPRPHSDVELIIPKRSK
- the ruvX gene encoding Holliday junction resolvase RuvX — protein: MITKEERILAIDFGTKRIGLALTDPLKMFAIPFQTIPNDTKTLQFILNLIKEKNVVTVILGNPVSEDGNDTKLTSLIIKFKNELELKSGLQIEMFDERYSSTIASQRILETVSSKKKRRDKSLIDKNAAAVILEDYLNHTK